ATGCGACCTGCTGCGCGTGATCATCGAGAACAAAGACGCGGAAAGAAAGATCCGCCGCAATCACGAAAGATACCTCCTCGTCACAAAAGCCACCAACGATGCTATCTGGGACTGGGATATCAATACCAGCGACCTCTACTGGGGAGATGGGTATTTCACCCTCTTCGGTTACAAACCCGGATATATAACCGAAGGAATGAAAAAATGGGAAAACTGCATCCATCCGGAGGATCGTGAGCGGGTGAAAAATCATCTGGATAAATACCTGAATAATAATAATACCCGTTTATGGGAAGCGGAATATCGTTTCCTGAAATCGAATGGTGAATATGCGCTTGTGCAAGACCGTGGGTTCCTCATCTTCGACCACGAAGGAAAGATGAACCGCATGGTGGGCTCTGTTCAGGACATCACAGAGAAACGGGAAATGGAAAGGAAACTGCTGGAGACCGAGCTCAATAAACAGAAGCTGGTAGCGCAGGCTGTGGTGAATGCACAGGAGAAAGACAGAGCCGAGATTGGAAAAGACCTTCACGACAATGTGAACCAGATACTCACTACCGGAAAACTATACCTGGAACTGGCCCTGGTGGAAGAAAGCGAAAGGCTACAGCTGATCCAGCGATGTGCAGCCAGTATTTCAGATGCCATCAATGAAGTACGCGCCATCTCCAGATCCTTGGTGCCGGCAAGTATCGGTGACCTCGGCCTGATCGAATCCATCCAGGACCTTTCCGAAAGTGTGAGGGCAACAAAAAAACTGAAAGTGCAGTTCAGATATAAAGGCTCAATTGACGAACTGCTGGATGATAAAAGAAAGCTCACCCTTTTCAGGGTTGTGCAGGAACAGGTGAATAATGTATTGAAGCATTCCCGGGCCGCCAATCTCCTGATCGAACTTAGCTGTGAAGATCAAAGGATCTGTCTCAGCATCTCAGATGATGGCATCGGATTTGACCAATCTACTGTTCGTGCACGCAAGGGCAACGGACTGTCCAATATCATCAGCAGGGCCGACCTCTTCAATGGTGTGGTGAAGTTAGACACAGCGCCGGGAAAGGGTTGCAGGCTTATCGTTCATGTACCAATAGCTAACCTCTAAAAAACCAAGTGTATGGATAAGATCAGTGTTTTGATTGCAGATGATCACAAGTTGATCCGGGAGACCTGGAGCTTTATTTTAAACAATGATCCAAGATTTGTTGTGGTAGCCGACTGCGGAGATTCCGAACAGGCGGTGGAACTTGCCAGGAGTAAGAAGCCGCAGATCGTGCTGATGGACATCAATATGGCGCCTGCCTCGGGCTTTGAAGCAACTGAAAGGATTCGTAAGCTTTCGCCGGCCAGCCGTATCATTGGAATTTCCATGCACTCGCAGCCTGCCTATGCTAAAAAAATGCTGCAGATCGGCGCAAGAGGCTACGTAACCAAGAATTCATCCAAGGAAGAAATGATCTCCGCTATACTGGAAGTACACAGCGGCAACAAATACATTTGCGACGAGATCAAGAACAATATCTCAGAACTGGTGCTGGAAGAGAACAAGGAAGTTCCCAATATCAATGCATTGACAGACCGGGAGATCCAGATCATCAACCTGATCAAGGAAG
This portion of the Pseudobacter ginsenosidimutans genome encodes:
- a CDS encoding response regulator, which produces MDKISVLIADDHKLIRETWSFILNNDPRFVVVADCGDSEQAVELARSKKPQIVLMDINMAPASGFEATERIRKLSPASRIIGISMHSQPAYAKKMLQIGARGYVTKNSSKEEMISAILEVHSGNKYICDEIKNNISELVLEENKEVPNINALTDREIQIINLIKEGESSKEIASLLKISLKTVEVHRHNILKKLKLKNSASLVNFINNVATNI